In the Methanosphaera stadtmanae DSM 3091 genome, CTTTCATTTATCTCTGTCTTTAGTTTTGAGTACATTAATTCTATCTCCTCTTAGTTTATGTTTAAATCATAATCCTCTAAACCATAGAGTTATATATCCTATTTTTGGAATGATTAATAAATTATCACCAATTGTGATTACTTTAGCTCTTATTTGTTCTGGTGAAACTAGATATGGATCTTCAACTTCATTATTATCTCCTTTTATAGTATAATATTTAGATCCATTTATTTCATTTATATCAATAACCCTATGTATTACAGGTTCTGGATACCATTGTGCATCATATACAACCACATCATTTATTTTAATATCATTATATGGGTCAAATTCTTGCATTCCATAATATGTATGAACATTTTCAATTGCTACAATATCACCCCTATAAAATGATGGTTCCATACTTCCTGATACTACCACAT is a window encoding:
- a CDS encoding signal peptidase I, with translation MLSYVLIIVIAVILSAHLNVVVSGSMEPSFYRGDIVAIENVHTYYGMQEFDPYNDIKINDVVVYDAQWYPEPVIHRVIDINEINGSKYYTIKGDNNEVEDPYLVSPEQIRAKVITIGDNLLIIPKIGYITLWFRGL